From the genome of Gloeocapsa sp. PCC 73106:
TTATTTTGACCTATACGAGCTAACCCTCGATTACTCCAGATAGCGGGGTTTTCTGGAAACTCTTGAATGAGTTCGCTCCAGTATTGTTCTGCTTGATTAAAGTTCCCTGCTTCCATTGCTCTTAATGCTTTTTGGTTGAGGGCGTCTCCTTGTTCAATGGTGGTACCAAAGAGAAACAATATTGAAAATAGTATACTGAAAATATTGTGTAGCATCTAAAATTTATATACTGATAATTGCTACAATTGTACTAAGAAAGATAATTTTTTTCAACGCGAGATGTTAACCTTTCCAATAACCCTTAACCTAAAAACAGTTGCTCTCAGTGACGAGCAATTTTATCAACTAGCTCTTGCTAATAATACAGAGATGCGAGTTGAACGTACTCCCGAAGGAAATCTAATTCTTATGGCACCTGTAGGCGGCTATAGCGGTAACCAAGAAATCGAATTAGGAGCAGATTTAGTCATTTGGAATCGTAAAACGAAACTGGGTAAAGTGTTTAGTTCTTCAACTATTTTTAAGTTACCCGGAGGGGGCGATCGCTCTCCTGATGCAGCGTGGATTGAGCTATCTCGGTGGAATTCTCTTACTCCTTCTCAAAGACAAAAATTCCCCCCCATTGCTCCTGATTTTGTCCTGGAATTGCGATCGTCTACTGATTCTCTTTCACTACTTCAGTCTAAAATGGAAGAATATCTTAATAGTGGTGTACGACTAGGCTGGTTATTTAATCCTCAGGATCAACGAGTGGAGATTTATCGACTTAATCAAGACAAAGAAGTGCGCTCCCTTCCTACAGAGTTATCCGGAGAAGAGGTACTACCAGGGTTTAGCTTACAAGTGGAAGAATTTGAGTTAACTTCAGCTACTGGTGGCTAACATACCAGGCTTCTTGAGCGATCGCCCAGTCTTCTTCGGTGTGGATGACCAAAATTCTAACCTTAGAGTCGGGGGTAGATATATCCATATCTTCCGGTCTTTGGTTATTTTGCTCTAAATCTAGCTTTAATCCGAGAAAATCCCAACCCTCACAGGCTTTTTCCCTAACTATGGCGGCATTTTCCCCGATTCCAGCTGTAAATACTAGGGCGTCTAAACCTCCCAAACTGGCTAACATCGCACCGATATTAGTTTTTAAACGATGGATATACATCTCAAAAGCTAGAATCGCCCTAGGGTTGCCCTCTTCTACCGCGCTTAATACCGCTCTCAAATCGGCAGAAACCCCAGAAACACCCTTAAAACCTGATTCTTGATTAAGCAGGCGATTGAGTTGTTCCGCGTCAAAACCCCATTCTCGCATCAGATAGATTAAAATAGCGGGGTCGATTGAACCACTGCGGGTTCCCATCATTAAGCCTTCTAGGGGGGTAAAACCCATGGTAGTGTTAATCCCCACACCGCCAGATATCGCCGCTAAAGAGGCGCCATTACCTAAGTGACAAGTAATGATCTTGAGAGACTCTAATGGTTTACCCAAAAGTTGGGCTACTCGCGCTGCGCAATACTTATGACTGATACCGTGGAAACCATAACGGCGGATTCCCTGTTCGTACCAGTGATAGGGAATGGGATAAACTGCCGCTTTGGGGGGGATATTCGTGTGAAAAGCGGTGTCAAATACTGCTACTTGGGGGATATCTCCCAGTATTTGCTCAATTGCTTTGATTCCTTCTAAATGAGCGGGATTATGGGTGGGAGCGAGGGGAATTAGACTGGCGATCGCTTCTTTGACTGGGGTGGTAATTAATACGGCTTGGGAGTATTCTGAGCCCCCGTGAACGACTCTATGACCTACTATATCAATTTCTGCCAGTTCTTTTAAGACTTGGGTTTCCCCTGTTACTAGGGTGTCGAGC
Proteins encoded in this window:
- a CDS encoding Uma2 family endonuclease, producing MLTFPITLNLKTVALSDEQFYQLALANNTEMRVERTPEGNLILMAPVGGYSGNQEIELGADLVIWNRKTKLGKVFSSSTIFKLPGGGDRSPDAAWIELSRWNSLTPSQRQKFPPIAPDFVLELRSSTDSLSLLQSKMEEYLNSGVRLGWLFNPQDQRVEIYRLNQDKEVRSLPTELSGEEVLPGFSLQVEEFELTSATGG
- a CDS encoding acetate kinase, giving the protein MKILVLNAGSSSQKSCLYQLPETGLPEHPPSSLWSATIDWTVADGCGVLKVKAAGQKLEIKLESEDRLEAIKLMLDTLVTGETQVLKELAEIDIVGHRVVHGGSEYSQAVLITTPVKEAIASLIPLAPTHNPAHLEGIKAIEQILGDIPQVAVFDTAFHTNIPPKAAVYPIPYHWYEQGIRRYGFHGISHKYCAARVAQLLGKPLESLKIITCHLGNGASLAAISGGVGINTTMGFTPLEGLMMGTRSGSIDPAILIYLMREWGFDAEQLNRLLNQESGFKGVSGVSADLRAVLSAVEEGNPRAILAFEMYIHRLKTNIGAMLASLGGLDALVFTAGIGENAAIVREKACEGWDFLGLKLDLEQNNQRPEDMDISTPDSKVRILVIHTEEDWAIAQEAWYVSHQ